Within Acinetobacter sp. LoGeW2-3, the genomic segment CAAAAGTATTTAACCAAGAAGCACTCTCTCGAATTGTTTCAAAACTAGATGGATATGCATCAAAACTATCGATTTTATCCTCAGATCGGCCAATTTTCAGCTCAGTTGTCCATTGATCATTAGCTTTAAATTTTACACTAGTGCCGTAAACATTTTGTTGAATTTTGGCATGTACATTAACTGTATCAGTATATGGGCTTCCCCAATCATCTTGATTATCGAACTCATATTCACCATCAACATGTAAAGCATTGACCGCAACTTCTAAACTATCATTGAATTGATGTCCAGCCCGAAATGAAACAGAAGCATTCTCATAACCATCTTTATCTAAGTCTTGAGGCTCTTTTAGGGTTGAAGCATTAATTCCTTGAGTTTTTAAACCTGCTGCACTTAAAGTCGCCCAGCTATTATCCTGACGAATATTTACACCTGCATTAGCCTCATACGTTTCATGTGAACCATACGTAAATGATGCAAATGGCTTAACTCCGTCTGTTAAACCTTTCCGTGTATAGATCTTAACGACACCACCAATCGCTTCAGAACCGTACAAACTTGAACGTGGACCGCGTACAACTTCTACTCGCTCAATTTGTGCGATTGGTAGATGTTCAAATGCAATTTGACCAAGTGTTGCCGAACCTACTTTTTGCCCATCAACTAATACTAATAATGCATTTGAATTAGTACCTCGGATGGAAACCCCAGCAGTTTGCCCTAAGCTACCTGAACTCACATAAGTAATACTCGGGATAGTACGCAATAAATCTTGTAGGGAATTAAATTGCTTACGCTCGATTTCTTCACGATCGATTACAGTTACTGCTGCTAAAGTATTGGCATTTTTTTGCTCAACCAAGTTGGCAACGACATTGATTTTAGGAAGTTGGAAAACAGATTTTTCTGCTGCCATTGCCATAGACAATGGAGATAAGACTAACAAACCACCTAAAGCGGTTGTATACATTTGATTCATGGTATACCCCAAAATTTCGCACCGCCCGTGCAAATATAAATGTGAAGCGCGCGGACGGATTTTGGGTAGGCAATACCAACTCAATATAATTGAAGTATGCAATCCCTTCTTTAACGCCCGCCGCATTAGTTAGGTTAAGCAGCAGGCCGGTCTCCGGACTTAAGGTTTAAACCTATTCACCGTTGCGGGGGCAGTGTTAGCTTACAATTTAAATTGTACTAACTTCCCAGTTTCACTTCTCTATGGAAGCACCTGAAGCAGATGCAAAGCCTAAGACTATGTCCTTGCTAAGTCAAACTGTTTCTGATTATTAGTGCTACCCTCTGATTGCTCAATCTTTGGAGAAAAATTTAAAGAGTTAATGTTTTTATAGATTAGCAGTGGTGGTAGAAGATTAACTCTGAAATAAAACATAAAAAATAAAGAATAATAAGGGAGTAAATGCATCCCTTATTCTCTATCAGCCAGCTTGTTTTCAATCTACTGATAGATTCCATAAGCTGACTAGTCGATACGGTTCTGAGTGATTTTCACTTTCTTAGGAAAAGTAGGAGCGTAATAAGGTGAGTTCTCATACATCATTTCGTAGATGGTTGAACAACCAACGCCTACGAACTCTACGACCTGTTTATTGATCTTTTAACAACCGCTTGGATAGGTATTCAGGCGATCTAACTAGTTAAGTTACAATCACTTCTATACCTTCATGATGTTACTCTGGTTGTAGTAAATGGTTCTTACTACAAATTGTGCAGTTGCACTATTTGATTCCGCAGCAATACTTTTTAATTGCCCTACCCTTAATAATTCAGGCAATAAAAATTGTGAAATAGATCTTAGGTTCCTATAACTTCAATAGACCGCCATTCAGTACTATAAATTTGGTGGCTATTCAGAATATAAGTTTGATTCTAAATTCTTAACTGATCAGTATTACTCATATAGAGGTTTTTTATTAACTAACATAAATGGGAATAGGCGAATTTTCGATAAATTTGAGTGCTACTTTTTTGGCTTGCATCAGTTGATTAAATTGATCCAACTGGGTTTGGTTTCTTTGATCTATTGAGCTTCTCACCGGATAAATATATTGATTACTCATCAGCAAGAATAAAGTTTCAATTAAATAAATAGGATTCTGCTGAAACTCTGCTAACTGCATAAAGTCATGAAATCCCAACTTTTCATTGGCAAGAGCTTTTAGCATTTTTTCAATCAAAGTTTGCGGTGCCCTAATCTCTCCAATCGGCGTTTGGAACTTTGCAACGTTCGATGGTACTCGTGATTGCATCAATTCAAATTTAATTTGCTTCAATAACGCTAAATGCTCATGTTGCTGAAGTTTACTTGGCTGTTTTTGATAGATGTCGGTCCGCTGTTTAGCATTTCGCACTAAGTCTTTTAAATATTCTCTAAGCTCTGGAATTTTTATTTTTGCAATAATTTGTTGTAGTTCATTTGGAATACTGATGCTTTCCAAATTTTCAACAGGCTGTGCACTCGCTAAATAACTCAGCCCACTAAACTCACGTACCTGTCTATGAACATCTACGCTATACAGTGGTTGCCAATGATCCGTCAATAATTCATGTGCCAAATAATCTTGACTATGATTAAGTGTTTTAACTAAGGCATCTATTTGTGGTTGATTTATAAATGCACCTTGGGCATGTAACTCTGAAAAAAGTGATTTACCAATTTGAATACTTTCACGAGATGATATTGGTGCGTGTTGATCAATTAAATTAAACAACTTTTGAATGGGTTGTAAATTCAATGAGCCGGGATAGCACATATAGTGCAGGTAAAAAATACCCTGTTTTTTTAGAAATTTAGAGGTAATTGCTAAAATTTCTTTTTGTTGTTCCAAAGCAACCCATGAATATGCACCATGGTTTACGATGAAATCAAAATCACTTTGATTACTCTCAAGAAAGTTCTGAAAATCGACTTCAACAAACTCAATATTATTGAGCTCAAGTTGCTCAGCTAAAGTTTGGGCCTCGTGAATATGTTGTGGATTAAAATCCACCCCAACGAAAGTACTCTCAGGGTAATTTATGGCTGCCACAATCAAGTTTATGCCAGTGCCACAGGCTAATTCTAAATAAGAAAAAGGTTCTGATAGATTAATGCCTTTAAATCCTAAAAACTGAGTGATGGTATTTAACCACTCAGGTTGCATTTCCTTATAAAAAAATGCTGGATAAACAGTATCAGATACATAGCCCTGATTTCTTTTCATAACTAACCTTTGGTATCAAGCAAATTAAAAATAGGGCTTACGCCCTATTTTCTTAGAATTTATAATTTAAAGCGAAGTTGTAACGTCGGCCATCAAGTACCCAAGAGTTTCCATCTTCAAGTACATTTTTATTGGTCACGTTATAAATACCGGTAGAGAACTGAAGCTTTTCATCATACTTGTACACAGCCCCAACATCTACAAAGGTGTATTCTGGTGTTTGAACATCCGATGTGTTGCCTACTGTCTTACCACGGTAGTTTAATTGACTCCATAATAGAAGTTTATCATTCACATCCCAGTCAAGACCCGCATTAAACATATGCTTAGGGATATCGTTTAAAGGCTTGCCTTCGTACTGACCAGACTTTTGCTCACTATCTGTATACGTATAAGAATGACGATATTTCAACGTGTCAGTAATTTGATAATCCGTCGTTAATTCAATACCACGAATTTGTGCTTCATCAATGTTGTAGTTATAGGTATATCCATTGGCATTGTAAGGAAGCTCTGGATATTCTTTATAGAAGTCACTGCCTGCCTCTTGGCTACCTGGCATACGCGATGAACGAGTAATTTTATCTTTAAAGTCTGTTTGATAGAACATCAAGCTCGCTAGTAGACCTAGGTCATGATTTTCATAAGCAAAACCAGTTTCATACGTTAAGCTTGTTTCTGGTTCTAAATCTGGATTAGGCATGATTGCCCCACCCATGGAGTTTAGCATGTACTCAGGCGATGAATTACGTAGACTCGGTGCTTTATAACCTGAGATTACACCACCTTTAAATGTAAAGTTATCTGTAGCTTTATATACTGCGTATGCTTTAGGGCTGAAATTATCACCAAATTGTTGGTTTTCATCAAAACGACCGCTGAGTGTCAATGCTAAATCGTCAGTGACATTCCAAGTATCTTCAGCAAATAGTGACCATTGGTAACGGTCCATTTTAGTTACTTTACCTGCCATCTCGGCTTTCTGGTTTGAAGTACCATCTTCAAGATTTTCTTTTAAGTAACGCCCTCCCACTGTAAGCGTATGCTTATCGAAGAAGTATGTCCCTTGAGTATTTGCTGTTAATGTCTCAAATAAAATACCGCCTGGGTTGGTGATGCCATTTACTGTACGGCCAGTAATTGCATTATTTTCATCTTTGTCATACTTGATGTATGACGTCAGTTTTAAATTATCGTAATCACCATCGTGTGTCAGGCTGTAGCTATTTTTTTCCAGATCTGAATATGTCGCTGTATTGGGTACAACATCAGACTGATAAATTGCATTTCCGCTTTTGTCCTTTTCACCAGTATCATAAGCTGGATAATAATTGTTATTGGATAAAATAAAGTCTTTACCACCGATATCAATTTTAGAACCTGTTGCAGAAACGTGTTTAGTATAACTTTTACCTGGATTATGGGTTCTTTCTTGTTGGGTACGTGTATATTCAGCAGTAATGGTATTTTTATCATCTGGCGTAAATACGAACTTGGTTCCAATATTAGTTTTTTGGAAGTCCGGCTCACTTTCACCTGTTTCTGATGTATTTTTTTGCAGTGAACTTTCTTCAATGGTTTGTAGACCAGCAGTCACTTGTAATGATAATAAATTATCAATCAGTGGTGCATTGACATATAAACTTGTATTGGTCGCATCATTATTCACATCATTTGCTTTGTCCGCTTTGATGTACTCAGTACGAATACTCGCTGTCAAACGATCTTGATGTTTTTTAGTAATAATATTGATGACACCACCCATGGCATCTGAGCCATAAAGTGATGATGATGGACCACGAATAATCTCAATACGCTCAATCGATTCAATTGGTGGTAGAAAGTTTACTGATGCGCCTTGCACGCCACCATTAGTCGTTAATAGACTTCCGTCATTCATTGGACGACCATCAATTAAGAACAATGTATATGCTGAGCCCATACCTCGAATAGAAACAGTTTGGTTCGTACCACCACCCTGTACAAAAACACCTGGTACATTTTTTAATGCATCCGTCACATCACTATATGATTTTTTTTGAAGTTCTTCCGCAGTAATCACCGATATTGTTGCTGCAGCATCTGCAATGTTCTGTTCATATCCACCTGCAGTTGTGACCACAATAGTATCTAGCTTTGCTGTCGCTGCTTGTTCTTGTGCTTGAACAGATAAGCCCATTGCTGAAAGTACAGCAAAAGCCAAGGTCGATTTCAAAAACTGGCTATTCATTAAAAAATTTCCCGCCCCAATTATGAAGTAAATATGTAGATTTTGGCTCATTGTAGTCAAATTAAATGATAATTCAATAAGAAATGATAATTATTATCATTATTATTTGCTGAGTCGCTTTTCTGGTTCTGTAGTCGGATACTAATTTCTATAAATCATTTTGGGTGGTTGACTGATGTTAAAAACAATAAATTAAGTTGTTAGAGACCATGCAAAATATCTATTAAAACAATATCTAAAAATAAGTATTTAAAATAAAAATAATAATTGTTATCATTCGCAACATTAAAAATCCCCCATATTTATACACAGAATTTTTCAATAATGAGTAATCCTACCCTAGATGTTTTAGCCACTGATCACGTCGTTACATCCAAACCATCGACCAAAACTAAATCTAAGCCAAAAATGATGGCTTATCGTTTCATGATTTTCTATCGCTTTCTCTTGGCGGCTTTAGGCGGCTATGTATTAGCATCGCTTGCTGCCATTGTTATCGCACAATCATTTTCTGAGTCTGGTACAAGTGCAGCAATGTCTGCAACGTTGATTGGCTTCACCTTGCAAGCCTGTGCATTTATTTGGGTCTTTATGGTGAATAAAACGCTAAAAGCCAGTTTAGGCATCGTGATTCCCAGTGTTTTGCTCTACATCATCTATCGCTTGTTAGGACAATAATATGAGACCAGATGCAAAACCAGAAGGTCCACGCCAGTCAATGTCATGGTTACATACATGGGCCAGTCTGATTTTAGGCTGGTTGTTGTATGCAATCTTTTTAACAGGAACTTTAAGCTTTTTCCAGAATGAAATTAGCACATGGATGAAACCAGAATTTCATCAATCTGTTCCTCAAAAATCTCAAATTGAACAAACCCGTGTTGCGCTAGATTATTTACAACAACATCATGCTGATGCAGGCAGTTGGTCAATTCAATTGCCAAATGCGCGCCAAAATGTGACAACCATTAGTATTCGTGGTGTCGACGAAGATCCTCGTGCACGTCGTGGTGGTACTCGAATTACGCTTGATAGCACGACTGGTGAAGTCTTAGAAGCACGCGAAACCCGTGGTGGCAGTTTCCTGTATCGTTTCCACTTTGAATTATATGGCTTGCCACGCACATGGGCACGTTGGATCGTAGGTATT encodes:
- a CDS encoding TonB-dependent receptor domain-containing protein, with product MNQMYTTALGGLLVLSPLSMAMAAEKSVFQLPKINVVANLVEQKNANTLAAVTVIDREEIERKQFNSLQDLLRTIPSITYVSSGSLGQTAGVSIRGTNSNALLVLVDGQKVGSATLGQIAFEHLPIAQIERVEVVRGPRSSLYGSEAIGGVVKIYTRKGLTDGVKPFASFTYGSHETYEANAGVNIRQDNSWATLSAAGLKTQGINASTLKEPQDLDKDGYENASVSFRAGHQFNDSLEVAVNALHVDGEYEFDNQDDWGSPYTDTVNVHAKIQQNVYGTSVKFKANDQWTTELKIGRSEDKIDSFDAYPSSFETIRESASWLNTFVLHPNHTMVTGADYQIDKIKSSNTYVENERNNVGYFAQYLGNVGKVELQGALRFDDNEQFGDKTTGSATLGYRFNDTLLAYTTYGTAFRAPTFNDLYYPSSGNPALAPETSKNIEIGVKGQHKYVNWELSAFENKVDNLIAWAPNAAGNYVPSNINEARIRGAELVLGQNYDNVSWNLNYTYQDPENRSKGAEGQQIAYRPKQILNASVDYAIEQWTLGGSVHAEDQRKTGNVANPELHGFALFDTRVSYKVTPEFEVQAKLANVFDAEHNTNNGYNQDGRTAWVTLRYAMK
- a CDS encoding helix-turn-helix transcriptional regulator gives rise to the protein MNKQVVEFVGVGCSTIYEMMYENSPYYAPTFPKKVKITQNRID
- a CDS encoding class I SAM-dependent methyltransferase, producing the protein MKRNQGYVSDTVYPAFFYKEMQPEWLNTITQFLGFKGINLSEPFSYLELACGTGINLIVAAINYPESTFVGVDFNPQHIHEAQTLAEQLELNNIEFVEVDFQNFLESNQSDFDFIVNHGAYSWVALEQQKEILAITSKFLKKQGIFYLHYMCYPGSLNLQPIQKLFNLIDQHAPISSRESIQIGKSLFSELHAQGAFINQPQIDALVKTLNHSQDYLAHELLTDHWQPLYSVDVHRQVREFSGLSYLASAQPVENLESISIPNELQQIIAKIKIPELREYLKDLVRNAKQRTDIYQKQPSKLQQHEHLALLKQIKFELMQSRVPSNVAKFQTPIGEIRAPQTLIEKMLKALANEKLGFHDFMQLAEFQQNPIYLIETLFLLMSNQYIYPVRSSIDQRNQTQLDQFNQLMQAKKVALKFIENSPIPIYVS
- a CDS encoding TonB-dependent receptor domain-containing protein, whose product is MNSQFLKSTLAFAVLSAMGLSVQAQEQAATAKLDTIVVTTAGGYEQNIADAAATISVITAEELQKKSYSDVTDALKNVPGVFVQGGGTNQTVSIRGMGSAYTLFLIDGRPMNDGSLLTTNGGVQGASVNFLPPIESIERIEIIRGPSSSLYGSDAMGGVINIITKKHQDRLTASIRTEYIKADKANDVNNDATNTSLYVNAPLIDNLLSLQVTAGLQTIEESSLQKNTSETGESEPDFQKTNIGTKFVFTPDDKNTITAEYTRTQQERTHNPGKSYTKHVSATGSKIDIGGKDFILSNNNYYPAYDTGEKDKSGNAIYQSDVVPNTATYSDLEKNSYSLTHDGDYDNLKLTSYIKYDKDENNAITGRTVNGITNPGGILFETLTANTQGTYFFDKHTLTVGGRYLKENLEDGTSNQKAEMAGKVTKMDRYQWSLFAEDTWNVTDDLALTLSGRFDENQQFGDNFSPKAYAVYKATDNFTFKGGVISGYKAPSLRNSSPEYMLNSMGGAIMPNPDLEPETSLTYETGFAYENHDLGLLASLMFYQTDFKDKITRSSRMPGSQEAGSDFYKEYPELPYNANGYTYNYNIDEAQIRGIELTTDYQITDTLKYRHSYTYTDSEQKSGQYEGKPLNDIPKHMFNAGLDWDVNDKLLLWSQLNYRGKTVGNTSDVQTPEYTFVDVGAVYKYDEKLQFSTGIYNVTNKNVLEDGNSWVLDGRRYNFALNYKF